The DNA segment ctcatatattatttaccttgtaattaataatctttaaaatttccataattaaatattacctgCTATAACAggttactttttttattaattttaattaacataattttaattaacacaTGTCCAAATACTATTTGATACTAAAACAAAGTATAACTACTTTGTTTTCCAACAAAGTAGCCATAAAATTTACCTGTCAACTTTATGCTTTTTAAGTATATCATTTTTTCTACGTAACCAgtaacattattatttttttttttaaagaccagtaaaattatttttggtagtTAACagattgatacattttttataCCTCATTGGGATAAGgtacctctaacgtttataactataagcaattttactcctaacgtttaaaatagtaTAAATAAGATTGgcaaacattattataaaatatagacaCTTTGTTCTTTTTCTCCATTAACTGCATATCAATTAGctctaaaaaaacatattttttgtgatttaatcatagaattgaagattaatatctataaattcggtgaaatgtttgaatttttttatcaaactcgTAAAAAgacatatttttgtaatttcttttaaaatttcacgtctaatcatatctTTATAATCCGTTACTAATGAATGATAAAATAACGTacatgtaaagtgtagatgacaatattaatgaccgagaagacaatttaatgtattattttctccaattgaccaatCTTGTCAATTTTTGGAGTAAAATTGaatcattttatatattaaaattaaaattactcctaaatataaacgttagaggtattctTACAATTTATAAGTAAGGTTTACACGTTCACTTTCTGGTAAAAACACTAATCTCTTACTAAATAGTTACGATCATCAATAACAACACCTAAAGGAAAGATATTTCGTtaggattaaaaaataaatgaatcaTCTCATATCTAACACCGACCAGTAACAACAAACAATCTATCACATatacgaagaacactttagacgTTCACTATGATTCGTCACCCCTATTAAAATTATAACCTACCATAGCCAATTGAGAACTTCATGACAACTATACATTTCTACCATCTCCAAATCACCAGTCACACGACAATTATACATCTCTGCCATCTCCGAATCACCAGTCACACGACAATTATACATCTCTGCCACCTCCGAATCACCAACGATGGAAATAAGACATTTCCCGGCAGTCAACCACAGCCTAGAAAAGATCCCGAACCCGATACCAAACACGAAGTAACAAATTTAGAAGGTAGAGAACACAGAAAGTACGATTATTACACTgaacaaatttttatatttgaagactaAAATCCTGTTTTATGTTACAGAAAACAACACTAGAGATTAGACAACTCTAACAGAAAAATGAACTTCTGTCATCACCAATGTGGCAATGCCTCTCCTTGTATGCTTATAAAATGAAAAACCCGAAAAATAATATGAATAAAAGAAAGACTCATGAATCAAAGAGTATAACTCCATATTTGTTTCGACAAGCCGAAAACTGTATAAAAGTAGTTTGAGACTAGGACAAGGTTTTTGATATAATAGAAGGGAGAGAAGTCCATTTTGGAACCGGACTAAAATATGGTTCCCGACTGATCAGTTAGACTTAATCTGAGACTTCTGGATATTATCCTCTTCGTAAAGTAAGCGCCTCTTGTTCAATCCGTATCCATGGTACTGATAGATAATGCTGTACAGGCAGTGTTTGAGGCACACAACGTCAAAATTCTCTATGAACTTCAGGTCGCCACTCCTCGCTTTCAGACCAGCAAAATGACGGTATTCATCAAACACGGGAGACAAACACCAACTCTGAAGTTTTCTGAAGCAACCAACAAGACAACCGGTCCGATGCTGCAGGCAAGAAGATAACACTCATCAAAAACCAGATCCAACACACTCATCAAAAACCAGATCCAACCGAGCTTCTACGATGAAATCAAGCATTCACTAAATCATATAAAGGCCATAAATCTACTAGACGGGAATATTATCGCATCAAGTATCTCTTAATGCAAATATCATAGAGTAGGTAACCCTCAAGTTCATAAGATTGGCAAACTCCTGACGAATTTAGGTTCCGAAAATAATTGAATTACCGTACATGGTTCATAAAGCTACAAAAACATGTAACTAGTCTATCAGAGCTTAGAGATGTTAAAACGGGTTGCCGGATCACAATAATGTTATGCGATCTATATGTTTCACATGATTatataaatgcaacaaaaatgataatcgtgTCATGCTAGTAGTGTCTGTAAATGAGTAAATAGTGTTGTCATGTCAAGCTAGTAGTGTCTGTAAATGAGTAAATAGTGTTGTCGTGTCAAGCTAGTAGTGTCTGTAAATGAGTAAATAGTGTTGTCGTGTCAAGCGAGTTGTCTTAAGTGATGatttatacttaaaaagaaGGGAGATTTCACTCGAACCAGACAAATTCGGAAAAAAAATTGGTGGTTTGCAATCAAAATGAAGTATGGAAGCATGAATACGGATAGCATAAGGAATGGTTTTTACATGCTAATATGATTTTGCAAATTGGTTCAGTTTCTGCCTATCACGAAGCAAAAATAGGCGATAAAACAAGAATTCAGATCGAAATTTGAGCATACCTTTCCGCGTCTGCAATGAATCAAAACTGGATGATTCCTCACATCTGGAAAACCAGCAAACATTCATAAGAAacataaacaaacaaacaaacatttGTTGAACAAAAATAGCAAATTTCGTGATTGAATTAAGATAGATTATCTGTATAGTATAATTCATTACCAACTAAGACTTTTAGTGCCTTCAAGATAGTTTCCTTAGGAACAGATTCAGATGAATCCTGCATATACAAATTTATCATAAACAATGGCAACAGCAACAGAATACTGCACAAACTATAACGGACACCTAGTTTCTTAATGAAACCTAATACCAAAAAAATCATTCTGAAAGCTATATTAGGGATTTAATGAACATGTAATTAACATTGATCGACTTCTGAAAACACATAAACGAGTTTGCATTATTGTTGAAGTATGCAAACTTGATAAGAAAAGTTTCTTAAGTTTCCAAGAACTT comes from the Euphorbia lathyris chromosome 5, ddEupLath1.1, whole genome shotgun sequence genome and includes:
- the LOC136230491 gene encoding tyrosine-protein phosphatase DSP3-like, with amino-acid sequence MGLIFEGADADGNGSEEILIPPVNFSMVEDGIFRSSFPKPANFPFLETLNLRSIIYLCFEPYPEENMEFLRAHNIKLFQFGIEGGKSDSSESVPKETILKALKVLVDVRNHPVLIHCRRGKHRTGCLVGCFRKLQSWCLSPVFDEYRHFAGLKARSGDLKFIENFDVVCLKHCLYSIIYQYHGYGLNKRRLLYEEDNIQKSQIKSN